In bacterium, the genomic stretch AATTATTTTAATGAATTCGATTGCAGAGAATCTCACAGGTTGGAACCAGAAAGATGCCAAGGGGCAGCCTCTTGGAAAAGTTTTTAATCTTGTAAAAGAGGACGGAGCAAAAATAGATCTGGATATTGCAGATGTGTTTAAACGCGGAAGATTAATGAGCCTCCCCGCTGAGACATACCTTCTTTCACGAAATGGTTCAAAAATACCAATTGACGACAGCATTGCTCCGATTACAGATCAAATACTGGGTATAACAGGCGCTGTAGTAGTATTTCACAACATTGTTGAAAGAAAACTTGTAGAAAGAGCACTTAAGGAGAGTGAAGAGCGATACAGAAGCCTGTTTGAAGAGTCTCATGATGCAATATATATTACTACAAGAAACGGGCAATTCGTTCTTGTCAATCAATCGGCTTTGGAGCTTTTCCATTATACCAAGGAGGAGATTGTCAAATTAAATATTAAAGATCTGTTTGTTGACGAAGATGCATGGAAAGAGTTTAAATTGCTGATTGAGGAGAATGAATCTGTAAAGGATTTTGAAGTAGAATTCTATAATAAGGAAAGAGATTCAATATACTGCATTCTAACTGCCAGCCTTAGAAAAGATGATGATGGGGAGGTGCATGGTTATCAGGGCATAATAAGAGATGTTACAGATAAAAAACGTTCTGAGTTAGAGAGAGAAAAGATAAAAGCACAACTCATGCAGGCACAAAAGATGGAAGCAATTGGAGTTCTTGCCGGAGGTGTTGCACATGATTTTAATAATCTGCTTACTATAATTCAAGGCAACATTGATTTGGCTTTAATGAGAATGGATAAAGAACAGGATAAAGAATTATTCAGTGACCTTACAGCAGCTCAGGATGCGTCTCTTCGTGCAGCTGATCTTACAAGCCAGCTTCTTCTGTTCAGCAGAAAACAGCCAATGCGTTTTGTAAAGGAAGATTTGAATCAAATTATTGAGGATATGCTCAAAATGCTTCACCGCCTGATCGGTGAAGATATCAGTATCAAAACAGATCTTTCCGATGAACTTTTAAAAGCCAGAATTGACAGGGGAAGTATTGAACAATTAATAATGAATCTTGCTGTAAATGCAAGAGATGCAATGCCTGACGGTGGTGAGATTAGAATAAAGACCTGTAATGCA encodes the following:
- a CDS encoding response regulator, translated to MLKARILVVEDEGIVAEDIRQVLIKLGYYVIDTVADGDEAIKLVQEEKPDLVLMDIVLKGEKTGIEAAKEIYKFNVPVIYLTAYADETTIDKAKMTAPFGFILKPFEEQELKSTIEMALYKHKMEMRLREKELWFSTTLMSIGDGVIATDVKSKIILMNSIAENLTGWNQKDAKGQPLGKVFNLVKEDGAKIDLDIADVFKRGRLMSLPAETYLLSRNGSKIPIDDSIAPITDQILGITGAVVVFHNIVERKLVERALKESEERYRSLFEESHDAIYITTRNGQFVLVNQSALELFHYTKEEIVKLNIKDLFVDEDAWKEFKLLIEENESVKDFEVEFYNKERDSIYCILTASLRKDDDGEVHGYQGIIRDVTDKKRSELEREKIKAQLMQAQKMEAIGVLAGGVAHDFNNLLTIIQGNIDLALMRMDKEQDKELFSDLTAAQDASLRAADLTSQLLLFSRKQPMRFVKEDLNQIIEDMLKMLHRLIGEDISIKTDLSDELLKARIDRGSIEQLIMNLAVNARDAMPDGGEIRIKTCNAENGSLLFQREENSNYVMFSFSDTGMGIEDEVIDHVFDPFFTTKGPGKGTGLGLSVVYGIVQQHGGWIDVESQIGKGTVFTIYIPVATDDIEDLKRSRIDEDTIKGNGERILVIEDEEGVKEFVCTALTKYGYKIFQASTLAAAREQLEQRSAFFDLVLCDVVLPDGNGLNLLEEKYFTDLSIPIIFSSGYTGEKSRWETIRDKGIPFIQKPFTVNELLVKIKDTFSL